In the Acanthopagrus latus isolate v.2019 chromosome 23, fAcaLat1.1, whole genome shotgun sequence genome, one interval contains:
- the LOC119014237 gene encoding polycomb protein suz12-B-like isoform X1, with amino-acid sequence MAPQKHSSSGGSHPVGFGSGGKANGLYQSSSAMAAAKKPNLQLIQADHELFLQAFEKPTQIYRFLRTRNLIAPIFLHRTLTYMSHRNSRSNSKRKSSKVDNLLFKVEKMRGEQETHSLASNLQLTFTGFFHKAGKPSQDCENEQNSVSLEVLLVKVCHKKRKDVSCPVKQVPTGKKQVPLNPDTGAGVQAKPGSVPSLLVPSSEFEPSNSHMVKSYSLLFRVSRPGYPRTQINGLTNGENHHSRDFTEEVVNRKRRSSSIREEGETTFVAQMTVFDKNRRLQLLDGEYEVSMQEMEECPVNKKRATWETILDGKCLPPFETFSQGPTLQFTLRWTTDSSDRSTAPVAKPLATRNSETNQEPRPSTLRATHTLGEHTLGMLDHSVSGETVFDGVFLVRAAAVKESISNEMQTRREQISAEPRQKLRIFYQFQYNNNTRQQTEARDDLHCPWCTLNCRKLYSLIKHLKLSHSRFIFNYVPHPKGAKIEVSINDSYDGSYAGNPQDIHNQPGFAFSRNGPVKRTAVTHVLTCRPKRTKASLSEFLESEDGDREQQRTYISGHNRLYFHSDSCVPLRPQEMEVDSEDERDPDWLKEKTAKQIEDFTDVNEGEKEIMKLWNLHVMKRGFIADNQMNEACLLFAEHNAAHIVKHNLFRNFLLHLISMHDFNLITTQTIDQAMARLRLTQSQTNQRDREDEEEEEEEEDWETAVESQPEPDPDPDLDPSEYKPCSDETSSGSQENGNQQQQQQQQQQQKLSNNGSVLN; translated from the exons ATGGCTCCACAGAAGCACAGCTCTTCAGGTGGAAGCCACCCGGTGGGTTTTGGTTCTGGAGGAAAAGCCAACGGCTTGTACCAGTCGTCCTCTGCGATGGCTGCAGCCAAGAAGCCCAACCTGCAGCTCATTCAAGCCGACCACGAGTTGTTCCTGCAGGCCTTCGAGA AACCGACCCAAATCTACAGGTTCCTCCGCACCAGGAACTTGATCGCT CCTATATTCTTGCACAGGACACTCACCTACATGTCCCACAGAAACTCAAGGAGTAACTccaaaag GAAAAGCTCCAAGGTCGACAATCTGTTGTTCAAAGTGGAAAAGATGAGAGGCGAACAGGAGACTCACAG tttggCCTCCAACCTGCAGCTCACCTTTACTGGCTTCTTTCATAAAGCTG GGAAGCCGTCTCAGGACTGTGAGAACGAGCAGAACTCGGTGTCTCTGGAGGTGCTGCTGGTCAAAGTCTGTCACAAGAAGAGGAAG GATGTGAGCTGTCCGGTGAAGCAGGTCCCCACAGGGAAGAAGCAGGTTCCTCTGAACCCAGACACGGGCGCTGGAGTCCAGGCCAAGCCGGGCTCCGTCCCCTCCCTGCTGGTCCCCAGCAGCGAGTTCGAACCCAGCAACTCTCACATGGTCAAGTCTTACTCGCTGCTGTTCAGAGTGTCGAGGCCCGGATACCCCCGAACACAGATCAACGGCCTGACCAACGGAGAGAATCACCACAGCAgag ATTTTACAGAGGAAGTGgtaaacaggaagaggaggagctccTCTatcagggaggagggagaaaccACATTTGTGGCTCAGATGACAGTCTTTGATAAAAACAG aCGTCTGCAGCTGTTGGACGGGGAGTATGAGGTGTCTATGCAAGAGATGGAGGAGTGTCCCGTCAATAAGAAGAGGGCGACCTGGGAGACCATCCTGGACGGAAAG TGTTTGCCTCCGTTTGAGACTTTCTCTCAGGGCCCCACCCTTCAGTTCACCCTGCGCTGGACCACTGACTCGTCCGATCGCTCCACTGCACCCGTGGCCAAACCTCTGGCCACCCGCAACTCTGAGACCAACCAGGAGCCCAGACCCAGCACCCTGAGAGCCACGCACACGCTGGGTGAGCACACACTCGGCATGTTGGATCATTCAGTCAGTGGTGAAACAGTTTTTGATGGTGTTTTTCTCGTCCGTGCTGCAGCTGTTAAAGAATCCATAAGTAATGAGATGCAAACCAGAAGAGAACAAATCTCAGCTGAGCCGCGACAGAAGCTACGGATCTTCTACCAG TtccagtacaacaacaacacgcgGCAGCAGACGGAGGCCAGAGACGACCTCCACTGTCCCTGGTGCACGCTGAACTGCAGGAAGCTCTACAGTCTGATCAAACACCTCAAACTGTCCCACTCCCGCTTCATCTTCAACTACGTG CCTCATCCTAAAGGAGCGAAGATCGAGGTCTCCATTAACGACAGTTACGATGGTTCGTATGCAGGAAACCCGCAGGACATCCACAACCAGCCGGGCTTCGCCTTCAGCAGGAACGGTCCGGTCAAGAGGACCGCCGTCACTCACGTTCTCACCTGCAG ACCCAAGAGGACGAAGGCGAGTCTGTCTGAGTTTCTGGAGTCTGAGGACGGCGATCGGGAGCAGCAGAGGACGTACATCAGCGGACACAACCGCCTTTACTTCCACAGCGACAGCTGCGTGCCGCTCCGGCCgcaggagatggaggtggacaGCGAGGATGAGAGGGACCCGGACTGGCTCAAAGAGAAGACCGCCAAG CAAATTGAGGATTTCACCGACGTCAACGAGGGCGAGAAGGAGATCATGAAGCTGTGGAACCTCCACGTCATGAAGCGCGG CTTCATTGCTGACAACCAGATGAATGAAGCCTGCCTGCTGTTTGCCGAACACAACGCCGCCCACATCGTCAAACACAACCTCTTCCGCAACTTCCTGCTGCACCTGATCAGCATGCACGACTTCAACCTGATCACCACTCAGACCATCGACCAGGCCATGGCCCGACTCCGCCTCACGCAGAGCCAGACcaatcagagagacagagaggatgaggaagaggaagaagaagaggaggactggGAGACGGCCGTGGAGTCCCAGCCGGAGCcggatccagatccagatctcGATCCGTCCGAGTATAAACCCTGTAGTGACGAGACTAGCAGCGGCTCTCAGGAGAACgggaaccagcagcagcagcagcagcagcagcagcagcagaaactctCCAACAATGGATCCGTTTTAAACTGA
- the LOC119014237 gene encoding polycomb protein suz12-B-like isoform X2 — translation MAPQKHSSSGGSHPVGFGSGGKANGLYQSSSAMAAAKKPNLQLIQADHELFLQAFEKPTQIYRFLRTRNLIAPIFLHRTLTYMSHRNSRSNSKRKSSKVDNLLFKVEKMRGEQETHSLASNLQLTFTGFFHKAGKPSQDCENEQNSVSLEVLLVKVCHKKRKDVSCPVKQVPTGKKQVPLNPDTGAGVQAKPGSVPSLLVPSSEFEPSNSHMVKSYSLLFRVSRPGYPRTQINGLTNGENHHSRDFTEEVVNRKRRSSSIREEGETTFVAQMTVFDKNRRLQLLDGEYEVSMQEMEECPVNKKRATWETILDGKCLPPFETFSQGPTLQFTLRWTTDSSDRSTAPVAKPLATRNSETNQEPRPSTLRATHTLAVKESISNEMQTRREQISAEPRQKLRIFYQFQYNNNTRQQTEARDDLHCPWCTLNCRKLYSLIKHLKLSHSRFIFNYVPHPKGAKIEVSINDSYDGSYAGNPQDIHNQPGFAFSRNGPVKRTAVTHVLTCRPKRTKASLSEFLESEDGDREQQRTYISGHNRLYFHSDSCVPLRPQEMEVDSEDERDPDWLKEKTAKQIEDFTDVNEGEKEIMKLWNLHVMKRGFIADNQMNEACLLFAEHNAAHIVKHNLFRNFLLHLISMHDFNLITTQTIDQAMARLRLTQSQTNQRDREDEEEEEEEEDWETAVESQPEPDPDPDLDPSEYKPCSDETSSGSQENGNQQQQQQQQQQQKLSNNGSVLN, via the exons ATGGCTCCACAGAAGCACAGCTCTTCAGGTGGAAGCCACCCGGTGGGTTTTGGTTCTGGAGGAAAAGCCAACGGCTTGTACCAGTCGTCCTCTGCGATGGCTGCAGCCAAGAAGCCCAACCTGCAGCTCATTCAAGCCGACCACGAGTTGTTCCTGCAGGCCTTCGAGA AACCGACCCAAATCTACAGGTTCCTCCGCACCAGGAACTTGATCGCT CCTATATTCTTGCACAGGACACTCACCTACATGTCCCACAGAAACTCAAGGAGTAACTccaaaag GAAAAGCTCCAAGGTCGACAATCTGTTGTTCAAAGTGGAAAAGATGAGAGGCGAACAGGAGACTCACAG tttggCCTCCAACCTGCAGCTCACCTTTACTGGCTTCTTTCATAAAGCTG GGAAGCCGTCTCAGGACTGTGAGAACGAGCAGAACTCGGTGTCTCTGGAGGTGCTGCTGGTCAAAGTCTGTCACAAGAAGAGGAAG GATGTGAGCTGTCCGGTGAAGCAGGTCCCCACAGGGAAGAAGCAGGTTCCTCTGAACCCAGACACGGGCGCTGGAGTCCAGGCCAAGCCGGGCTCCGTCCCCTCCCTGCTGGTCCCCAGCAGCGAGTTCGAACCCAGCAACTCTCACATGGTCAAGTCTTACTCGCTGCTGTTCAGAGTGTCGAGGCCCGGATACCCCCGAACACAGATCAACGGCCTGACCAACGGAGAGAATCACCACAGCAgag ATTTTACAGAGGAAGTGgtaaacaggaagaggaggagctccTCTatcagggaggagggagaaaccACATTTGTGGCTCAGATGACAGTCTTTGATAAAAACAG aCGTCTGCAGCTGTTGGACGGGGAGTATGAGGTGTCTATGCAAGAGATGGAGGAGTGTCCCGTCAATAAGAAGAGGGCGACCTGGGAGACCATCCTGGACGGAAAG TGTTTGCCTCCGTTTGAGACTTTCTCTCAGGGCCCCACCCTTCAGTTCACCCTGCGCTGGACCACTGACTCGTCCGATCGCTCCACTGCACCCGTGGCCAAACCTCTGGCCACCCGCAACTCTGAGACCAACCAGGAGCCCAGACCCAGCACCCTGAGAGCCACGCACACGCTGG CTGTTAAAGAATCCATAAGTAATGAGATGCAAACCAGAAGAGAACAAATCTCAGCTGAGCCGCGACAGAAGCTACGGATCTTCTACCAG TtccagtacaacaacaacacgcgGCAGCAGACGGAGGCCAGAGACGACCTCCACTGTCCCTGGTGCACGCTGAACTGCAGGAAGCTCTACAGTCTGATCAAACACCTCAAACTGTCCCACTCCCGCTTCATCTTCAACTACGTG CCTCATCCTAAAGGAGCGAAGATCGAGGTCTCCATTAACGACAGTTACGATGGTTCGTATGCAGGAAACCCGCAGGACATCCACAACCAGCCGGGCTTCGCCTTCAGCAGGAACGGTCCGGTCAAGAGGACCGCCGTCACTCACGTTCTCACCTGCAG ACCCAAGAGGACGAAGGCGAGTCTGTCTGAGTTTCTGGAGTCTGAGGACGGCGATCGGGAGCAGCAGAGGACGTACATCAGCGGACACAACCGCCTTTACTTCCACAGCGACAGCTGCGTGCCGCTCCGGCCgcaggagatggaggtggacaGCGAGGATGAGAGGGACCCGGACTGGCTCAAAGAGAAGACCGCCAAG CAAATTGAGGATTTCACCGACGTCAACGAGGGCGAGAAGGAGATCATGAAGCTGTGGAACCTCCACGTCATGAAGCGCGG CTTCATTGCTGACAACCAGATGAATGAAGCCTGCCTGCTGTTTGCCGAACACAACGCCGCCCACATCGTCAAACACAACCTCTTCCGCAACTTCCTGCTGCACCTGATCAGCATGCACGACTTCAACCTGATCACCACTCAGACCATCGACCAGGCCATGGCCCGACTCCGCCTCACGCAGAGCCAGACcaatcagagagacagagaggatgaggaagaggaagaagaagaggaggactggGAGACGGCCGTGGAGTCCCAGCCGGAGCcggatccagatccagatctcGATCCGTCCGAGTATAAACCCTGTAGTGACGAGACTAGCAGCGGCTCTCAGGAGAACgggaaccagcagcagcagcagcagcagcagcagcagcagaaactctCCAACAATGGATCCGTTTTAAACTGA
- the crlf3 gene encoding cytokine receptor-like factor 3, whose translation MSVEVDALLQEAKESIEAAQNYRSELQQRLHGLNQARKQVRGSSGQAREALRRHFAELQAAASRLLTERLASLLAEVDTIEADSVKPLDDCQSLIEHGVGQADELLREGEAALRCGLGEKEDKLGSFTKKAMHIQLDSLPEVPALVDVPSVSAQLDDSLLGLLRERVSRHGSVSSHPPVQIEELQERPGGILVRWCKVDEDYAAADYRLQFRRSGSGGSQYEDAYIGRDCEFLVLHLDPHTDYLFRVCARGEGRTEWSPWSVPQTGYTTLAPHEWCPGTEGYILSSRRNIALRNDSSQSRCPVLYSNAPTYFCGQTLTFKISATSQMDRRDSLGVCVDSQRGAESLQRDQAVCISTNGAVFVNGKEMTNQLPAIMLGSAITFDMEVVNLFPISNNNLSEGGNFKLRVTIGSGNREVVFDWLVDQAVDCLFFGCSFVHSGWKVLVY comes from the exons ATGTCTGTGGAGGTGGACGCGTTGCTGCAGGAGGCGAAGGAAAGCATCGAGGCGGCCCAGAACTACcgcagtgagctgcagcagcgccTGCATGGCCTCAACCAGGCACGCAAACAG GTGCGTGGCAGCTCGGGTCAGGCCCGCGAGGCTCTCCGGCGGCACTTTGCGGAGCTGCAGGCGGCAGCGAGCCGGTTGCTGACGGAGCGATTGGCCTCCCTGCTGGCCGAGGTCGACACCATCGAGGCGGACAGCGTCAAACCGCTCGATGACTGCCAGAGTCTCATCGAGCACGGGGTGGGCCAGGCCGACGAGCTGCTGAGAGAGG ggGAAGCAGCTCTGCGTTGTGGTCTCGGGGAGAAAGAGGACAAGCTGGGCAGTTTCACCAAGAAGGCCATGCACATCCAGCTGGACAG tcTTCCAGAGGTACCAGCGCTGGTGGACGTGCCGAGTGTTTCGGCCCAGCTGGACGACTCCCTGCTGGGTCTCCTGAGGGAGCGAGTGTCGCGTCACGGCTCCGTCTCCTCACACCCGCCCGTCCAGATcgaagagctgcaggagagaccGGGCGGCATCCTGGTCCGCTGGTGTAAG gtGGACGAGGACTACGCAGCGGCAGATTACCGGCTGCAGTTCCGGCGGTCTGGCAGCGGGGGGAGCCAGTACGAGGACGCCTACATCGGTCGGGACTGTGAGTTCCTGGTTCTCCACCTGGACCCTCACACTGATTATCTGTTCAGGGTCTGCGCCCGCGGGGAGGGTCGCACCGAGTGGAGCCCCTGGAGCGTCCCGCAGACAGGATACACCACCCTCGCACCGCACG AGTGGTGTCCGGGCACTGAGGGCTACatcctgagcagcaggaggaacatCGCTCTGCGTAACGACTCCTCCCAGTCGCGCTGCCCCGTCCTTTATTCCAACGCACCCACGTACTTCTGTGGCCAGACGCTGACCTTCAA GATTTCTGCAACGAGTCAGATGGATCGCAGAGAcagtctgggtgtgtgtgtcgacAGCCAGAGGGGGGCGGAGTCACTTCAGAGAGACCAGGCCGTCTGTATTTCCACCAACG GTGCCGTGTTCGTCAACGGCAAAGAGATGACCAACCAGCTTCCCGCCATCATGCTGGGCTCCGCCATCACCTTTGACATGGAGGTGGTGAACCTGTTCcccatcagcaacaacaacctgaGCGAGGGCGGCAACTTCAAGCTGCGGGTGACCATCGGCTCGGGGAACCGGGAGGTGGTGTTCGACTGGCTGGTGGACCAGGCGGTGGACTGCCTCTTCTTCGGCTGCTCGTTCGTCCACTCCGGCTGGAAGGTGCTCGTGTATTAA